The window TACCAAAGAGTTAGAGGACTTTGCCATAGGCTTATAAGGGCTATCGTGGGCATTTATGAAATAAAAGATGAAAACGGACTTAGGGAAACTATCAATGACCTAATCAGCATCCTTAGAAACTCTTATGATGGCGAGAAAAATCCATCCAAAATTCAAAAGCTTAAAGGAATGATAAGAGAGTTTGAGGAAGAATTGGTTTGGGCTCATTTTGGTGTTCAAGTCAAAAACGTACATCACCTAAGGTTAGGCTTTTATACTGGTGATATCTTCACTGAGCAACCAGACAAAAAACGTGATGTAGAGCCGATTTTAAACTTATTGAGAAAAATTAAACCTACTATTCTTAGTCTAACTTTAGACCCAGAAGGCTCCGGACCTGATACCCATTATAAAGTACTTCAAGCTACGGCAGAGGCTGTTAGACAGTGGAATGAAGAAGAAAATTTGGAAAATTTCAGAATCATTGGATACAGGAATGTATGGTTCAAATTTGAGCCTTTCGAAGCTAATGTAATCACCCCAGTTTCTCTTGGAGACATGTCTGTAATGGAAGATTCCTTCGCAAATTGCTACTTGAGTCAGGTAAAAGCTTCTTTCCCAAGTTACTCCCATAATGGGAAGTTTAGTACTGTTGCCAAACGAATCTGGGTAAATCAATTACAAGATATACAGTTACTTCTAGGGAAAAATTACTTCTACCTGCATGAAACAGCCAAGGTCAGATCAAGCCATGGGTTAATCTATACCAAAGACATGAATGTTCAAGAGTTCTTAACACATGCTAGAGAGTTAGAGAAATCCATAGAGGGTTTTATCTAGTCCAATAAAAACCAACTCTTTCCTTATTCATGCGGAAAGAGTTGGCTTAAATCAATTCATCGATATAACTGATCAATTATAAATGGATATAAATCAACCCATTTTGGGTATTGACATAGGAGGAACTAATATAAAAGCTGGAATACTACGTAAAGGTGAATTATCCTCCATTAAAAGTTTCCCGACACCAGCTCTCGAGAATACAGAAACTATTTTCAAAAAAATTTTTGATTTAATCTCTACTTATTCTTCAGAAGAATTTCATGGCATTGGTATTGGAGTACCTGGATTAGTAGAGCTATCTACAGGTAAAATTTTATCTATAAATAATATTCCTTCATTGATAAATTCTAACCTGAAAAATTATCTGGAGACTCAAACCAACTTACCAGTGAAAATTAACAATGATGCAAATTGTTTTGTGATGGGGGCCTACAGGTTTGGGAATTTAAAACATTTGAACAACGTAGTTGGAATCTCTTTAGGCACAGGACTCGGAGCGGGAATCATCACCAATAAGAATCTTTACAGCGGTCTAAACGCTGCTGCCGGTGAATGGAGTGCAATCCCCTATTTAGATAAAACTTTTGAAGATTACTGCAGCAGCAAATTTTTCTCCAAAGAATATAACCAAACTGCTGACAAACTCGCCCATCTAGCTACTAAAGGAGAGAATAATGCCATTGAAGCATTTCAACAATTTGGAATTCACCTAGCAGAATTAATCAAACATATCTTATACACCCTTTCTCCAGAAGGGATTATTCTTGGAGGGTCAATCAGCAAATCACATAATTTATTTTTAGATAGTCTTAAATGTAACCTTAAAAATTGTCTCTATCCTTCTTTGGTTGAGAATTTGACACTTCATATTTCTGATATAAATGAACCAGGAATTATAGGAGCTGCATCTTTACATCACTGCAAATAGAAAAATAAAATATTTCGTTTAGTTTCTTTTTTAGATTTTTTATTTTCATTATATTTGTTTTATAAACAAAATGTTTACGACCTCAGATTTTAGATTATTGGGTTATTGAATTAGAAAGCCGGTTGGAAGATAATCCAACCGGTTTTTTATATTTTTTTTCATTTTTAACTTGAAAAACTCTAAACCATTTACAACTAATCTTTTTAAATACAAAAGATTTAAATAAAGACAAATAAAATGACTATAACTTTAAGATTAAACATTTTAATCAATCTTATAACTTTATTTGCAATGTTAAATGTAATGATAAGATTTAATTATCATCTAAAAAGAAAGATTTCAAAACCATATTATCTAAATTAATTTCATTTATAAAAAATATTATTTTCCATTAACTTAATAACACAGTATTTTTTCACTATTTATTATTTATTTTTTTAAAAACTTTCAATTTCTTTCTATTTTATTTTTGAATTTTAAAAACATTATTTAGATTTAGGAAATTCTTTCCATTTCCTTATAAATCAGGCGAAAAGAGAAAGATCACTCGTTTTATCAAAACCTTATTTAATTATGAAGAAAAATTTATCTAGCATCATGGTTCTTTTGCTACTTCTATTTAGTTGGGAAGCAAAAGCACAGTCTGTGCAAGTCACAGGGCAAGTATTTGACGCGCAATCATCAGAATCGCTTCCTGGCGTAAATGTATTGGTAAAAGGCAGTTCTTCCGGAGCAGTAACGGATATCGATGGAAAATTTACCATAGAAGCTGAAAGTGGTAGCACTTTGGTTTTTTCATTTATTGGGTATAGTACCCAAGAGGTGCGATATACTGGCCAATCTTCTCTTACAGTTTCACTTTCTTCTGATACGAAAGATTTACAAGAGGTGATTGTAACAGGATACGGAACACAGAAAAGGGAAAACTTAACAGGTTCTATTGCAACTGTAAGTGGTGAAAAGCTAACTGACATTACATCACCAAACATTGGAAATATGCTCCAAGGGAAAATAGCGGGGGTAGATGTAGTAGCAAGCACAGGTGCACCAGGTGCCAATCCTGTGATCAGAATCCGAGGTAGATCCTCTATCAGATCTTCGGTAACACCAATATGGGTTGTTGATGGAGTAATCTGGCATGACACACCAATTTTGAATCCAAATGATGTAGAATCCATTTCTGTTCTGAAAGATGCAGCAGCAGCTGCACTATATGGTTCAAGAGGTGCTAATGGTGTTATTGTAGTAACTACAAAAGGTGCTAAAGCCGGAACAAATAAACTATCACTCAATGTCAAAAATGGGGTCAGTTTATTTAATAGACGTGGCTTTCAAGTAATGAACTCTGAACAGCTTTCTGACCTTTGGAATCAATTTCCAAACACAAATGCAATTCCGGGGTGGTTTGACGAGTCATTAAGGCAAAAAGATACTGATTGGTTGGACATAGGAACACAAACAGGTCAAGTTCGAGACTACAACCTTTCTTATTCTGGAACTACAGAAAGGGCTAGATTATTCACTGCTTTCAATTATTTCAATGAAACTGGTACAGTTAAAGGTGATACTTATGAAAGGCTATCGGCAAGGATAAATTATGATTATGACATTAATGAAAAATTAACTTTCAAACCCAAACTAGCAGCGACTTATACTACAAATGACAATGCCAGACACAGCATTTACGACATGTACAGAAACCTTCCTTGGGATCAACCTTTCAATGAAGTCGGTGAACCAATCAATACGCTAGCTCCAGGTGCCAATTGGAGAGGAAGAGATAACAGAAATTATCTCTACGACTTACAGTGGAATTATGGAAATTCAGCTACTTTCAATATCCTGAGTAATTTGGATTTCCAGTATGATATCAATGAATACCTTTCTTTTACATCTACAAACAACCTTACTTACTTTAATGATGAGTCATTCAGCTATACGGATCCAAGATCCAATTCAGGCTTAGCAGACAATGGTAGAATGTCTGTTGGAATGAACAAAAGAATCACAAGATTCACCAATCAGATGCTATCTTATACCAGAACATTTGACAAGCATTTTGTGAATGTTTTGGCTGGATATGAATTCAATGATTACATATTTAACAATGTTTCAGCACAAGGTAGAGGAATTGCAGCTGGTGCACAGGTAATCGACAATGCTTCAGAACCACAAGCTATTGGAGGAACTAAAAATGACTATGCATTCCAGTCTTACCTTTTGAATGCTAACTACTCTTACGAAAACAGGTATAGTGCTCAGGCATCCTTCAGACGCGATGGAGCTTCAAGATTTGGTTCAAACAATAAGTATGGTAACTTCTTCTCTCTTAGTGGTGCCTGGAATATTCACAATGAAGCGTTTTTCAATGTTTCTTCCATCAACTATCTGAGAGCTAAAGCAGCGTATGGGCAAGTAGGTAATACACCTGACAGCTTGTATCCCCAATTTGAACTATTTTCTTTGAATGCACAATATAATGGAATGCCAGCTGCTGTAGCTTCTGCACTAGGAAATCCTGATTTGACTTGGGAAAAAACTGCCGCTTCCAATTTTGGGATAGAGTTAGGTTTATTCAATAGAATTGATTTTGCAGCTGAATATTATATCAAAAACACCACAGATTTACTACACTTTGTACCACTTCCAAATATCTCTGGCTTTGATGGCTACTTCGATAATATCGGAAGCGTGATCAATAGAGGACTTGAAGTAACCTTAGGGGCTGATATTATCAAGAGTAATGGTGCCAACTGGAGATTGGATTTCAATATTGGTATGAACAGAAATGAAATTACCGAATTGTTCGAAAACAGAAGACAAATATCAGGTAACAGAATCATTGAAGTAGGCGAAGATATCGATACTTGGTTTATGAGAAAATGGGTTGGAGTAAATCCAGAAGATGGAACACCACTTTGGGAAAGAGTTGATCCAACTACAGGAGAAGTGACCCAAGTAGGAAACTACAACAACGCAACATTACAAAAAGTAGGTACTTCTACTCCAAACTTCTTTGGTGGCTTGACCTCATCATTTGACTATAAAGGATTCTATCTAAATGCAAACATGGCATTTACTCAAGGAGCTATGGTCTATCACAGTGCAAGAGAGACTTTTGATAGTGATGGAGCTTACCCAACTTATAATTATATGCAATTACAATCAGGATGGTCAAGATGGTCTCCTGAAAATCCGAATGCTACTCACCCACAGCCGATTTTTGGTGGAAACAATGAATCAAATAGACCTTCATCAAGATTTATCGAAGACGTGAGTTTCTTGAGGATTAGAAACATCACTGCTGGGTACAGGCTTCCAGTAAGTGTAGTTGAGAAATTAAAACTCACAGGATTGGAAGTGTTTGTTTCCGGAGACAACCTTTTCACTTTTACAAACTTCTCAGGTCTTGATCCAGAGGCTGCAATATATGGAGATACAGGATCTCAATATCCACTTCCAAGAAGAATTAGTGTTGGTTTGAACTTGAACTTCTAAATCAAAAAAAATCATGAAAAAATTAAGCTATATATTTATAATTTCCCTTGGAATCTTTGCTATAGCGTCTTGTGATATAGACAAATCCCCTTATGATTCCATCACTTCTGATGATCTTGCTCAATCAGAAACGAGTGCCATGATTGTGACTCTAGGTACTTACAGCAGAATGAAAGCTTGGACAGATAACTGGCACAGGCTTTTCGAATACCCTGGAGACAATGTCGCTTTGAGTGGTACTACTTCAGATCCTTTGTTTTTTACTTATAATTACCAAAGAATCCCTAATGGAAGTAGAACTGCTGGATTCTGGAGAAGTTCGTATCAAATTGCAGTATCAGCGAATCAGGTAATCAGCAATGTGGCAGAAGGAAGTTCAGAAAGCAACGATCAAATCTTAGCTGAAAACTACTATATTAGAGCATTGATGCACTTTACGATGGTAAATATCTTTGGAAGACCTTACAATCAAGGAGTTAATAATCCAGGCGTTCCGTTAAAACTTGATGCAGAACCTTTGAATCATCCTACGAGATCTTCTGTAGGTGAAGTTTATGATCAAGTTGAAGCAGATTTGTTAAAGGCTGCATCCCTATTTACAGAGTCCAAATCGAATGTTTTTGCTTCAAAAGAAGCTACTTGGGCATTATTATCTAGACTGTACTTATACAAAGAAGATAATCAAAAGGCAATTGAATATGCTGACTTGGTATTGAATTCTGGTAGATTTTCTTTGGTTCCTACTCAGACCTTGGGAGATTACCCTAAGCTATCACCAGAAAGTAATACCGAAACCATCTTTGCAGTAAAGTTTGTGAGGGATGTTGATTATGAGGCAAATGGTTGGTATACAATTGGATCGCTTTATGCCAATATACAAGGTGCAGGCTGGGGTGAAATGTATGCATCAAGACCATATTTGGAGCTAGTAAGAGAATTTCCTGAAGATCAAAGAAATAAATTCATTCAACCTGTAGTTGTTGACCAAAATGTGACTTGGGGTTTATTCGTAAGAAATAACCTAACTTATGGTTGGACTGAATTGACGCCTCAAGGAGAAGACTTTGTATATACTCACGGTGGAACCACAAAATTGGTAGAAAAGGAATTTAATGAAAGAGGTGGTATAAGTTACCATATAGACACAGACGAAGGTAAAAAGCAAATCTTAATCGATAAGAGACTTGATTTGAGAAACAACTTCCCTAAATACTTCATTTTGAAAAGTTCTGGACAGGAAGATCAAGCTCACTTATGGTCTCCTGTGGTATCGAGGCTAGCAGAAATGTACCTTAACAAAGCAGAAGCACTTGCTAAACAAGGACAAAATGCAGAAGCGCTAGAACTCGTCAATGTGATTAGAACTAGAGCAGGTATTCCTCAAACTGGTCTTTACAACCTGGGTAATCTAGGTGGCAAAACAGTTCTTGACGTCGTATTGGAAGAAAGACAACTAGAGCTTTCTTGGGAAGGGCATAGAAAAATGGATGTGTTCAGAAATGGCAGAATGATGGATAGACGATATCCTGGAACCCATTTGGCTGGAAACAACCCACGACAAACTATTCTTGCCAATGAGAATGCTATCATAGAGTTTATACCAGAAGCTCAACTCCTTGTCCATGAAGGATTGACACAAAATCCATCATAAATCAAAATGGTCTAGAGACATTAATCTCTAGACCATTTTTTTACCCAGAAATCAAAATTTGAGGAAATATCCAAAAAAATCGATTTTAAAAATCGCAACCCTTGGAATAATTAGATGGATTGGTCGGTGAGGACATTGACCAAGGTGATGAAGGACACTTACCAAGTGTGATAAAATAATTTTCTCAACATTAATTTTATAATCATGCAAAAAAATATGCAATTATTCTTAATGCTTCTCCTTGCTTTTTCTTCTTGCAAAGATCCAGAAGACAATGTACCTGTGGATAATAATTATGACAATGAAGTCACGATTCCTCTAGGAGGTAACACTTATCAAGTATTGGGTTTAGTTTCCGAACCTATCAGCCAAAACGGGATTTCAAACTGGACTGACAACAATACTGTTTACAATGTTTTTGTAAAAACAACCGGTGCACAATCTATAGGTGTGATTCTCAATATCGAAAACCAACCTGATCAAGCTACCATCAAAGTCAAAATTGGGGAAACCGAAAAAGAGGTAACCATTGAAAACAATACCTCTGGAGAAATCAAAGTTGGAGATTTTGAATTTAAGCAAGGATATGAAAAAATTGAATTGACTGGTGTTTCAAAAACCGGGGATAATTTCGTTAAAATCAAAGATATTATTTTAGAACATTCAGGGGATATCAATGCTGAATATGTCAAAAACAATGGTGACAACAATTTTTACTGGGGAAGACGTGGCCCTTCTGTTCATTTGGGATATCAAGTTCCTGAAGGCAAAGATTACCAATGGTTTTACAATGAAATGACAATTCCAGAAGGTGAAGATCCTTTGGGTTCATATTTCATGGCAAATGGATTTGCAGAAGGTTACTTTGGAATCCAAGTTAATTCTACCAACGAAAGAAGAGTACTCTTTTCGGTATGGAGTCCATTTGTCACAGACAATCCAAATGATATCCCTGAGGATGAAAGAATAATTGTTCTCAAAAAAGGTGAAGAAGTTTACACTGGTGAATTTGGTAATGAAGGATCAGGAGGTCAGAGTTATTTGAGATTTAATTGGGTAGCTGGTAATACTTATAAATTCATCAATTCCGTGGAACCTGATGGAAATGGAAATACTATCTATACAGGTTATTTCTATGCACCAGAGGTAGGTGAATGGCAAATTATCGCTAGTTTCAAAAGACCGAAAACCAATACCTGGTATAAAAGACCACATTCGTTTTTGGAGAATTTCAATCAAAACTATGGCCATATTGGTAGAAAAGTTCATTATGACAATCAATGGATTAGGTCTACAGAAGGTGAATGGACGGAGTTGACCGAAGCTAGGTTTACGGGTGATGCCATTGCTACTATTGGTTTCAGGATGGATTATGCAGGCGGATCCAATGATGGGAAATTCTTCCTTCAGAACTGTGGGTTCTTTGACCAAAACACAACCTTGAACAGCATACACTTACGATCCGCCAATAATCAGACTCCACAAATTGACTTTGAATTCTTAGAGACACTTGGAGTAGAAGTAACAGCACCAGAAGAAATTGAAGAAGCGGATAAAACCAATTGGACAATTGTGGATTTTAGTTCTGAAGAGACCTCAGGTGAAGGAGATACAGGACGAGCAATTGACGTAATTGACGGGGATTTGGCTACTTATTGGCATAGCAGATGGTCATCTGATGCAGAATCATATCCACATCATTTTACAGTGGACATGTCAGAAAGCAAGGAAGTTGAAGGATTTGTGATCTCACAGAGAAATGGCTCAAGGAAAATCAAAGATTTCAAAATTCATGTAAGCCAAGACAATGAAAATTGGACAACATTAGTTGATAGCCATTTGCTCAATGATGCATCCAAGCAAGTGAAGAATCTCGATGAAAAGACAACTTTCAGGTACTTCAAATTTGAAGGGTTGAATGCACATGATGGACAGCAGTTTGGTGCTCTTGCCGAAATTGGGTTATTTTAAAAGTAAGATTAAGGGGAAAGCAATTTATTGCCACCCCCTTAATCTTACTTTTATTTTTTAAGCACTAAACCCTATAGCCCCAATTGTGGTGGAAATCCCTTTTTTGAAAAGAACAATCAAAAAAGACTGTAACTGAAAGCAGGAAATAGCTCCAAAAAAATAAGTATTTATAACTAGCTAAAAACATAGCAATTTTTCAATAACCACCTATGTTTTGTGTCCTCACAGAACCTTCAAATAAACTACTAAGGTTTCGGACTGTAAAAACACTGACTGAGGTTAAAATCAAACAAAAAAAACACCGAAGAATCCCTCGGTGTCTTTCTAACTAAACTAATTAACCCTATTTATAAGATTTTTTTTACACAATTACCTTTGTGGTTCCACCACCATTCAAAGTAATATCCAAAGGCTTATTGGTCTTCCATGAACCACCAGTAAAATCAGGAACATCAATGGAATTAGATCTATGGGCTACAGACCACTCACTCAATGGGGATAAGGCTGACCATAATGCTGCATCATAAACATCCTGATCTAAGGGAAGGCCATTTCTCAAACAATCTATAAGTCTCCAATCCATCATAAAGTCCATACCACCATGTCCTCCAATCTGCTTGGCCAACTCCCCTACTTTCTTCACAATTTCTGGATTATATCTTTCCTGCAAAGCCTTCATTTCCTCTTCTTTAATCCACCCATGACCACTTGAAATCCTCTGAACAGGATACTTTTGAGCAAATGCCTTGGTACCACTCAAAGCATGTAACCTTGAATAAGGTCTTGGCGAAGTCACATCATGTTGCATCATCATCGACTTGCCATGCTTGGTTTTAATAATCGTGGTATTGATATTCCCACCAAACTTTTTTTCTACGAATGAAGCATAAAAATTATCCCTCTCTGCCAATTCTTTTGCTTTGTCTGCCATATGAAAATCAGCTGAAGATAAGGATGTCAAATAATCCATTTGGTCTCCCCTGTTGATATCCATCAGTTGACATATTGGACCTAGGCCATGTGTAGCATATAAATTACCATCTCTATAATTTTCTTTCAGCCTCCACATGTCTTCATAAGCATTCTTCGCAAAATTCAGATCTAAAAGGTCATGAATATAAGCACCTTCTCCATGAAGAATATCACCAAAGAATCCATCTCTAGCCATATTCAATGTCATCAATTCAAAGAAATCATAGCAACAATTCTCCAGCATCATACAATGCTTCTGCGTTCTTTCAGAAGTCTCTACGAGTTGCCAGCATTCTTCTAATGTTTTGGCAGCAGGTACTTCTACGGCAGCATGCTTACCGGCCTCCATAGCATAGACAGCCATTGGCGTATGCCAATCCCAAGGCGTCGCGATATAAATCAAATCCAAATCATCACGATCTACCATTTTCTTCCAGGCATACGCACTACCGGAATATTTCTCTGGTTTGTGAGAAGTCTTTTCAAGTGATTTGGCGATTTTATCGACTTTTTCAGGCACTAGATCACAAATAGCGACAATTTCAACTCCTTGGATTTTGCTCATTCGATTCACTGCACCTGGCCCTCTCATTCCTAAACCTATAAAGCCTATTCTTACTTTATCTAATTTAGGAGCTGCAAAACCGCTCATATTGAAATGTTGGATCCTTTTTCTTTTAATCAGCTCGGGAAGCCGCTCCATTTCTTCAGTAGACTTAAAGCTACTCATCCCGGTACCGATCAAGCCCAAGCCTGCCAATCCGGAAAGCTTGAGAAATTCTCTTCTTTTATTGCTCATGGTTATTTATGGTTGTTTTAAAATTTATACATACTTTTTGCATTTTCAACAAAAATCTTTCGAATCACTTCATCCGGAAGATCTAGTCCTTCAAATTCCCCTTCAAATTCAGGCGCATTCATCTTCTGATCAGTACCAAAATAGCTGAGGTGAAAATCCCATAATTCTTGAAATCGATCAGCATATTGAATATCAGTACTTACTCCATCATCAATTACATCTGAACCATAAATAATCCTGTCCTGATACTTGATGAAAAACTGACGAACTTGATCTCTATCATACATTCCTTGTCGCTGAACATGACAGATTCGTTCTGCTAAATCCGTGTGGAAATTTGGAAACTTTTCTAACCGCTTTCCTACTTCTTCCAAGCTCCATTCCATACTCCCCAAATGCGCTCCCACAAAAATGAGGTTTGGGTGCTTTGCAAGCATATTATCCCTTGCATCAAGCTGATCTTGGTAGCTTGGAAAAGCCGGCAACTTATACATATGATACTCAGGATGAGCTGCAAAATATGCTCTATCTGAATCCACAGTCATCTCTTCTAGTGGTAGCCAGCAATTTCTGGGCTCTCCAATATGACCAAGTAGCGGCACACCTTGGGCAGCTAAGTAATCAAAAATAGGATCTAGCCTTTCATCATCCACCATTACAAATCTTCCTGAATCATCTCGAATCTCCATCCCAAAATTCTTCCAAATTTTGATGGCTACCGCTCCTTTGTCTAAGGTCCTTTTGATTTGATCTAAAGCTTTGGTCACCCAAATCCCTGAACCAAAACCCGCTGACTCAAATGAACCAATATACCTGACTTGATCAGGATACTCTCTTTTCAAATCAAGCACCACCGCCTCCTGCTGAGCAAGAGAATCGAAAAACGGAATATCCGTATTAATAGAAACAAATGCTGCACCTCGCTCCAAAGCTAATTTCATCTTAGCCTTGGAGCGGGTGTTTAAATGACAATGTGCATCAATAAGATTCATCCTACCTGTTATTTACAATATCAAGTTTGCCTTTCACCAGTTCGGTTACAGCATTTGTTGCTTTTGGAAATACTTTTCTTAAATCTATTTCCTCGTTTTGGGTTAATATATCCTGAAGGGTCTTCATAAAGATATTCTTAATCTCCGTGGCCAAATTGACCTTGCAGATTCCATATTGAATAGCGGCTCTTAATTGAGATTCTGGTACTCCTGAACTCCCGTGAAGCACAAATGTCGCAGAAGCAACTTCCGCTTCGATTGACTTGAGGAGATCGATTTGAAGTTTGGGCTCTTCCTTGTAAAAACCATGGGCAGTCCCAATGGAAATAGCCAAAGCATCTACACCTGTTTCTTCTACAAACTGCTTTGCTTCATGGGGCTGGGTAAACCCGTTATGGGCATGCGATTGTCCTAATTTGGCTACAAATCCTAATTCTGCTTCTACATGTGCTCCATAAGATTTTGCTCTCTGCACTACTTCTTGTGTAATCTTAACATTCTCTGAAAAAGGCAGCTCAGATCCGTCAATCATGACAGAATCAAAACCTGCATCCAAACAACGCTGAGCTAATTCCACTGAACCACCGTGATCCAAGTGAATCCAACCTTCTACACCAAATTGCTTCAACCCTTCTCTTCCCATCGCTACAGCAGTATTCAGACCCATATAATCTATGGAACTCTGTGTCAACTGTAATATAATCGGATCTCCTGTTTGCTGAGCAGCTCTCAATACACCATGTAAAGTCTCTAAATTATAATAATTAGTGGCCAATAACCCAGTCTTATGAGCAGACAAGTCTCTTAATTTATCTTTTAGCTTCATAGGTTTGTCAAATCTTTACATTAAATATTTTCATTGCTTTTTCGGATATATTTTTCCTATCTTCAAAGGCTCCTGTCCCTCCTGCAGCCGTGGTATTAAGCGCTCCTGTGAGGTTAGCAAACTGCAAGCATTCTTCTAAAGATTTTTCTTCAAGAAAAGAATGAATAAAACCAGCATTAAAGCTATCTCCTGCACCAATCGCGTCGACAAAATGTTCATGCTTAAATCCAACAGCCTGAATTCGTTCACTTT is drawn from Belliella baltica DSM 15883 and contains these coding sequences:
- a CDS encoding amidohydrolase family protein, yielding MNLIDAHCHLNTRSKAKMKLALERGAAFVSINTDIPFFDSLAQQEAVVLDLKREYPDQVRYIGSFESAGFGSGIWVTKALDQIKRTLDKGAVAIKIWKNFGMEIRDDSGRFVMVDDERLDPIFDYLAAQGVPLLGHIGEPRNCWLPLEEMTVDSDRAYFAAHPEYHMYKLPAFPSYQDQLDARDNMLAKHPNLIFVGAHLGSMEWSLEEVGKRLEKFPNFHTDLAERICHVQRQGMYDRDQVRQFFIKYQDRIIYGSDVIDDGVSTDIQYADRFQELWDFHLSYFGTDQKMNAPEFEGEFEGLDLPDEVIRKIFVENAKSMYKF
- a CDS encoding class II fructose-bisphosphate aldolase, which produces MKLKDKLRDLSAHKTGLLATNYYNLETLHGVLRAAQQTGDPIILQLTQSSIDYMGLNTAVAMGREGLKQFGVEGWIHLDHGGSVELAQRCLDAGFDSVMIDGSELPFSENVKITQEVVQRAKSYGAHVEAELGFVAKLGQSHAHNGFTQPHEAKQFVEETGVDALAISIGTAHGFYKEEPKLQIDLLKSIEAEVASATFVLHGSSGVPESQLRAAIQYGICKVNLATEIKNIFMKTLQDILTQNEEIDLRKVFPKATNAVTELVKGKLDIVNNR